The genomic region TCCTGATCGTGATCGGCCTCATCGCCGTGCTGGGTGCCCTGGCCTCGGCCGGTTTCTTCATGCTTCGCAAGGGCCAGAAGAGCGACGGCCGCGACGCCCGCATGGCGCGGGCCCTGGCGGTGCGCGTGGGCGTGTCCGTGGCTTTGTTCCTGCTCATCCTGCTGGCCTACTTCATGGGCTGGATCCAGCCCACCGGCGTGCCGATGGGGCACTGAAGAAGAAGAAATAAGAAAGCGCCGCATCGCGGCGCTTCTTCTTTGGGGCTCACGGGCAGTGACGCCCTCGCCTTACATCCAGTAGACGACGATGTACAGGCCCAGCCAGACCACGTCCACGAAGTGCCAGTACCAGGCCGCGCCTTCGAAGCCGAAGTGGCGGTCCTGCGTGAAATGGCCTTTGTGCAGGCGCAGCGTGATGAACAGCAGCATCAGCATGCCGACGAACACGTGGAAGCCGTGGAAGCCCGTCAGCATGAAGAAAGTCGAGCCGAACACGCCCGAGTTCAGCTTCAGGTTCAGCTCATGGTAGGCGTGGTAGTACTCGTAGCCCTGGAAGCCCAGGAACACGATGCCCAGCAGCACGGTGATCCACATGAAGCCTATCGTCTTGCTGCGGTTGCCGGCCAGGATGGCGTGGTGGGCAATGGTCAGCGTGACGCCCGAGGTCAGCAGCAGGGCCGTGTTGATGGTCGGGATCGGCCAGGGACCCATGGTCTGGAACGCATCCACCGTGCCGGCCGGAGCCGCCGTGGCGCCAGCGGCCACCGTGGGCCACAGGGCCTTGAACGTGGGCCACAGGATGGCGTTGTCCAGGCTGCCGAGGTTGGGCACCGCGTGCAGGCGGGCCCAGTACAGCGCGCCGAAGAAGGCGCCGAAGAACATCACCTCCGAGAAGATGAACCAGCCCATGCTCCAGCGGAACGAGATGTCGATCCGCTCGCTGTACAGGCCGCCTTCGCTTTCCTTGATCGCATCGCCGAACCACTGCTTGAGCACGAAGGCCCACCACAGCAGGCCGAAGATCAGCGAGTACATGCCCCAGCCGTGGCCGTTGATCCACTGGCCGGCGCCCAGGATCACGAAGAACAGGCCGATCGCGGCCATGACCGGATGGCGCGAGGGTCCTGGCACAAAGTAGTACGGGGCTTTCCCGTGGGAGCTGGTCGCTGCCGACATCTTTCTTCTCCTAGAACTAATGCAGTTCGGACTGGTTCATTCAATCAGCTGCTGGCCACGCCGCTGCCTATCACCCAATGGACAAGCAGCACCAAGGCCAGCACAAACACAACGGCTGCGATGAGGCCGGCGATGATCACATGCACCGGGTTCAATCGAGCCACATCCTTGTCGTAATCGGCGCCCCGACGGACGCCGAAAAAGGCCCAGGCAATCGCCTTGACCGTCTGCAGGAACGAGCCGGGCCGCTGGGCGGCTTCCTTCAGGTCCTGCGTCATGACTTGCTCTCGGCAGGCTCAGCGCTCTGGGCCTGCTTCTTCTTGCCCGCCACCTCGAAGAAGGTGTAGGACAGGGTGATGGTCTTCACGTCCTTGGGCAGCTTGGGGTCGATCACGAAGACCACCGGCCATTGCTTGCCCTCGCCCGCCGCCAACGTGTACTCGTTGAAGCAGAAGCACTCCAGCTTGTTGAAGTGGGCCGTGGCCTGCTTGGGCGCGTAGCTGGGGATGGCCTGGGCCGACATGGTCCGGTTCTGCACGTTCTTGAATTCGTACATCACCGTGGCCAGCTGGCCCGGATGGACTTCCAGGTGCGCGACCGCGGGCTTGAACTCCCAGGGGCCATGCGCATTGGCATCGAACTCGACCGTGATCGTGCGGCTGGTGTCGACCTGGGTGTTCTGCACATCCTTGGCCTTGACCGCATGTTGGCGCTCGGACAGCGACAGCACATTGATGCCCAGGGCCGAGCAGATCGCGTTGTACAGCGGCACCAGCGAGTAAGCGAAGCCGAACATCAGGGCAGCCACGACCGACAGCTTGCCGACCAGGCGCAGGTTGTCCCTGTGCAGGGCGGCCAGCCAACGGAGTTGCTGCTTGTCGGTCATCGTGCCGATCTCAGAAGCCGTACAGCGCGATCTTGGTGACGAAGCCGAGCGCGAACACCGCGGCCACCGACGCCAGGATCAGGGCCAGGCGGCGGTTGGCGCGACGTTGCTCTTCGGTCATGGCCATGGCGTTCAGCCGATCACCTTGGTGGCGGTCACGTCCAGCTTGGGCGGGTTCTCGAAGGTGTGGAACGGGGCCGGCGACGGCACTTCCCATTCCAGGCCTTCAGCCGCTTCCCACGGACGCTGGGGAGCCTTCTCGCCCTTGCCGCGCATCATCGGGATGGCGACGGCCAGGAAGAAGTAGACCTGCATCAGACCGAAGCCGAAGGCACCGACCGTGGCCACCGCATTGAAGTCGGCGAACTGCATCGGGTAGTCGGCATAACGGCGGGGCATGCCGGCCAGGCCCAGGAAGTGCATCGGGAAGAAGGTGACGTTGAAGAAGATCAGCGAGCCCCAGAAGTGGATCTTGCCGCGCGTCTCCGAGATCATCACGCCCGACCACTTCGGACCCCAGTAGTACACGCCGGCGAACAGCGCGTACAGCGAGCCGGCCACCAGCACGTAGTGGAAGTGGGCGACGACGTAATAGGTGTCCTGGATCTGGATGTCGATCGGCGCCATCGCGCAGATCAGGCCGGTGAAGCCGCCCATCGTGAACACGAAGATGAAGCCCACGGCCCACAGCATCGGGGTCTCGAAGGTCATCGAACCGCGCCACATCGTGGCCAGCCAGTTGAAGATCTTCACGCCGGTCGGCACCGCGATCAGCATCGTCGCGTACATGAAGAACAGCTGGCCCGTCACCGGCATGCCGGTGGCGAACATGTGGTGGGCCCAGACGATGAAGGACAGGATCGCGATCGAGGCGGTCGCGTAGACCATCGAGGCATAGCCGAACAGGCGCTTGCGGGCGAAGGCCGGGACGATCTGGCTCACGATGCCGAAGGCCGGCAGGATCATGATGTAGACCTCGGGGTGGCCGAAGAACCAGAAGATGTGCTGGTACATCACCGGGTCACCACCGCCGGCGGCGCTGAAGAACGAGGTGCCGAAGTGGCGGTCGGTCAGCGTCATCGTGATGGCGCCGGCCAGCACCGGCATCACGGCGATCAGCAGGTAGGCGGTGATCAGCCAGGTCCAGGCGAACATCGGCATCTTCATCAGCGTCATGCCCGGAGCGCGCATGTTCAGGATGGTGACGATGATGTTGATCGAACCCATGATCGACGAGGCGCCGAGGATGTGCATCGCGAAGATGCCGGCATCCATCGAGGGGCCCATCTGCAGCGTCAGCGGCGCATACAGCGTCCAGCCGGCGGCCGGGGCGCCACCGGGCATGAAGAACGAGGCGACCAGCATGATGGCGGCGGGGATCATCAGCCAGAAGCTGAAGTTGTTCATCCGCGCGAAGGCCATGTCCGAGGCACCGATCTGCAGCGGGATCATCCAGTTCGCGAAGCCCACGAAGGCCGGCATGATCGCGCCGAACACCATGATCAGACCGTGCATGGTCGTGAACTGGTTGAACAGCTCGGGATTGAAGAACTGCAGGCCGGGCTGGAACAGCTCGGCGCGGATGCACAGGGCCAGCACGCCGCCGATCATCAGCATCGTGAAGGCGAACAGCAGGTACAGCGTACCGATGTCCTTGTGATTGGTCGCGAAGACCCAGCGACGCCAGCCCGTGGGGGCGTGATGATCATCGTGATGATCGTGGTCGTGGGCATGAGAGTCGTGACCGTGGTGGTCAAGCACTGCTGTCATGTCGATTCCTTGAAAGACGTCCGGTGTTCTTACTTGCGGGCGGCCACGACTTCGGCGGGCTGCACGACCTGG from Pelomonas sp. SE-A7 harbors:
- a CDS encoding DUF2970 domain-containing protein, with protein sequence MTQDLKEAAQRPGSFLQTVKAIAWAFFGVRRGADYDKDVARLNPVHVIIAGLIAAVVFVLALVLLVHWVIGSGVASS
- the ctaD gene encoding cytochrome c oxidase subunit I; this translates as MTAVLDHHGHDSHAHDHDHHDDHHAPTGWRRWVFATNHKDIGTLYLLFAFTMLMIGGVLALCIRAELFQPGLQFFNPELFNQFTTMHGLIMVFGAIMPAFVGFANWMIPLQIGASDMAFARMNNFSFWLMIPAAIMLVASFFMPGGAPAAGWTLYAPLTLQMGPSMDAGIFAMHILGASSIMGSINIIVTILNMRAPGMTLMKMPMFAWTWLITAYLLIAVMPVLAGAITMTLTDRHFGTSFFSAAGGGDPVMYQHIFWFFGHPEVYIMILPAFGIVSQIVPAFARKRLFGYASMVYATASIAILSFIVWAHHMFATGMPVTGQLFFMYATMLIAVPTGVKIFNWLATMWRGSMTFETPMLWAVGFIFVFTMGGFTGLICAMAPIDIQIQDTYYVVAHFHYVLVAGSLYALFAGVYYWGPKWSGVMISETRGKIHFWGSLIFFNVTFFPMHFLGLAGMPRRYADYPMQFADFNAVATVGAFGFGLMQVYFFLAVAIPMMRGKGEKAPQRPWEAAEGLEWEVPSPAPFHTFENPPKLDVTATKVIG
- a CDS encoding cytochrome oxidase small assembly protein — encoded protein: MTEEQRRANRRLALILASVAAVFALGFVTKIALYGF
- a CDS encoding twin transmembrane helix small protein, yielding MKFLIVIGLIAVLGALASAGFFMLRKGQKSDGRDARMARALAVRVGVSVALFLLILLAYFMGWIQPTGVPMGH
- a CDS encoding cytochrome c oxidase assembly protein, whose protein sequence is MTDKQQLRWLAALHRDNLRLVGKLSVVAALMFGFAYSLVPLYNAICSALGINVLSLSERQHAVKAKDVQNTQVDTSRTITVEFDANAHGPWEFKPAVAHLEVHPGQLATVMYEFKNVQNRTMSAQAIPSYAPKQATAHFNKLECFCFNEYTLAAGEGKQWPVVFVIDPKLPKDVKTITLSYTFFEVAGKKKQAQSAEPAESKS
- a CDS encoding cytochrome c oxidase subunit 3 — encoded protein: MSAATSSHGKAPYYFVPGPSRHPVMAAIGLFFVILGAGQWINGHGWGMYSLIFGLLWWAFVLKQWFGDAIKESEGGLYSERIDISFRWSMGWFIFSEVMFFGAFFGALYWARLHAVPNLGSLDNAILWPTFKALWPTVAAGATAAPAGTVDAFQTMGPWPIPTINTALLLTSGVTLTIAHHAILAGNRSKTIGFMWITVLLGIVFLGFQGYEYYHAYHELNLKLNSGVFGSTFFMLTGFHGFHVFVGMLMLLFITLRLHKGHFTQDRHFGFEGAAWYWHFVDVVWLGLYIVVYWM